In Montipora foliosa isolate CH-2021 chromosome 9, ASM3666993v2, whole genome shotgun sequence, the DNA window CTCCTGGAACCAGCTAAACGGTCTCTATAATGGTACTGAACCAAGGGAAAGTCTGTCGACTAACATCTCTGCAACGGCTTTGATTTCCCTCTGCGAGgcaaaaatacaaatgtaaatTACCTAAATTTCAGGCACCCAAACCAAAGTAAGTACTTCGGTCCTTTATGATCTGTAAAGCGGTCTTGGTTACTTTGAGGGCAAAGAACGTTCCAGTGACTGaaattaaatgttatttttgtctttctcCCATGCTGCTCTACGGTGCTAAATTCCAATGACTAATTTTCGTGGTCATTGATTTGCTTCTGCAAAGCTACCTCCGCAAAGATCGAAAGAACATAGGTTTAAAATCTTATCTGGCCTTGAACGTATGGTCAAAAAAGTGCGCTTTCACACCAATCAAAGAAGACTGTGTTCGTATCCAAAACACTGTAACCAGAAAACAAATAACCAAAGCCCATAGCCTATGGGCACCCAACGAGACTTTTCGGCGAAAAATCTGTCCAAGATTTTCGGATTCTATTTTgccaaaaagcaaaagaaacattttaaatacTCTTTATACGTTGCAAGGAACTTACAAATGTACTTCAAAGGCTTTCAGTTGAATTTCTTCGTTGGATACCCTTGCTCGTTTTCTACTTTTAGATATCTCATTGTAACAGTTCAGTTTATCGAGAATATTGTGAACTTGCTCATAGTttcttttatgatttttttttaacagactTAGAGACACAGGGAAATAAAATGCCATagcttaaaaaaagaaaactttcaacAACAACTTATCTCACAAGACAAAactttaggacttcaacggggttgaagtcccgaatttttcaggattctctaagcaattgctgaaattgcgttcatagctgcgaggatcatcgctttacttgatttcatatccgcacttcaatatgattcatttcatgtattcGTTCATTGAtccattcatcacgggaacattagaaatgaccagctcccaacgtcagtggcttcatagctcagttggttggagcgtcgtaccggtatcgcgaggtcacgggttcaaaccccgttctcaaatcattaattattcatgcatctcttacccaaccagagcatcttattctggtcaggtggatgggtttagaaacccaaagaaaaacgagttgaaaacacggccgTGTTTGAAACGATTTGAAACacggatgcaaattttcttaatctgcatATTGATGAAGCAACAAAAACACGTGgcgataaacaactttattaaaTCACACATTTTACGAAACAAATTATTCACTGCTAACATTGAATGTAACAGTACAGTTTGTAAACTACCCAAAACAGAAAAGGCCAttctttttctaaatttaaattctcGCTCAATGGTGGCGACCTCGTGTTTTGGTTCACTTTCAACCTTGCTGTACACTTCCGACCTAAAATGGCACTGACGTTAGAAATTTTATCAGACTAGATGCACACGTTACCTCGGAATAGCGCTGGCCACGCACTTTTCCTCTTCTTCGCTAGTTTTAGGAGGTCTAAATCTGCACTCTGTCATTTGCTTTGCGAAGCAACGTGTACGCTCAGAACTGACAAACAGCTAGGTAACAACGTGACATCAGTtgatgaatattcaaaaattgtcaCAGCGCAGCAATTAGGTGATAGGATTATGCACATCATGCACATCTAACGTCTCAAATATAATGGTTGAACTGAGAAAACTTAATCAAATGATAATgtaaactaattttctttgtttgagaagtaatttcaaaaactcgtgcttcgtgtttcatcggggtttcaaacactcgaaaacgaTACCAATATTGGTAGTAgtcaaaacgcggggccggggccggggccggggccggggtcggggccggggtcggggtgtcctttttttttttaaatgtcgtttcaatttttgtagttattctcccgtactgttattttctattttatttaccACAGCAAGTTTGCATGAGTTGAAAGGTGACTTTTTATTAGAAATTCTCAAACTCAGTAATAATTCataaggcaaaaacaaaagaaatcactaccgtgaaggaagtttggatatgtggtcttaattagcataaaatttcgccaagtttgatcccaaatatctcttaaaatactgattcttttgagaagcaatatcaaacactcgaaagagtgtttcatcagatatccaaccacctcgaaatcggttaaaaaactcggccttcggcctcgtttttcaactcgcttctcggtgtttcgATTTCCggtgaaacactccttctcgtgtttgatatattacttcagaaatatataaatcgaaactgcaaacgcgcaaattacttttttcactttcctccgATCAAGAACGTTATAATTAAAGACAATCaatagaagaaatcaaaccataagatcGTGTAGATTAGAAAACACAAATTGTACTATATTCAAGAAATCAGTTGCATTCTTCTTTTAGCCTATGGCCGGCATTCCAAAACATTAATCTatttctgtaatattttcctttcagtcgactagttcAACGACATATCGATCGAGCAACtagtacgaataaaaatctgaaaatctaCAGGATAATCAGTGGCGTGATCTTGCCTTAAAGTAGTGCCTCGTACGTAGGTGCGAATCacctagagacactgaagactcgctgagctccacattttaaaaccacattttaatgtttacttcgtaagaaacttctccgcaatacaattatggtcgtcacgcaaacgttctcagttgcttgttttcgcaaaattgttctaagtgtGGTTGTGCTTTTTCTCGTAAAATTGGATTCAATCCCTTgaagtccgaatagaattggctagcaagttcctgtgcgactgactttactacaaaccgtttgtggtaaatcagacaacaacattgacaacaacacgaacaaacaagcaaaaagaacgttgcatgactgcgtgacgatcatcgtggaactgtgattctgttgttgttgttttttttttaacgaagtgaATATTACGATGGGACTGGCAGTTAGCGTgtattccataaactccaatttcactTCACAAACCTCCATAAGATATAATAGCGTATTCTCCCTGGCTTCGCGCCAAATTCAAGCCATTCAAAGTCAAAAAAAAACGAGGCTAGAGCCTCGACCCCATGTAAAATACCTTCACTCTCAAAAATGGCTTCGCGCTGAGTGACAGTGTTTCTCACTCGTTCGTAATTCGctaagatttcaagttattttttgcAGCTGCATGGCCGACCTGTCAGAAAATTCCCCTCCTGAGGAAGGGGAAATTGTTATCGACACCCCAAAGGAGAGTGTCGTAGACGGAGAGGACGAACAAACTCCTCGATCTACGAACAATCGGAGGCGTCAGAGATCGACCTCCAGTTCGTCAAAAGCCCGCTCAGATGACGAGCGTTCCGGTAGCGAAAGCCACTCTAGTGGATCCTCTAGCTCCTCAAGTGAAGCTAGTGCTACTCCAAAGCGGCAGAGTCTTAAAAAAGCCGTCCATCCTTCGCCTAAACACAAAAATAATGACGAGTACACGAGATTCGACAAGGGCTCGAAAGCCCGCCAAAAACTTGTCCTGACTCAAGGCATGGAGGCGTACTGGAATGACAAATTCACGCATTATGTGAAGGACAAGGCCATCCAGGAGTCAGTTCTTAATTATAATCCACTCTCAGAGGTGAAATGCTTGAATACTCCCAAAGTAGATGATTACTTGGGCGAGATATTTGAATCTTTGAATAAGTCATATGGTAAGGAAAGTGACAGCACGCTTTCTAAAACACAAGCTCGGATCTCTAACGTTATGGGACGCCTTGACAAACTCTGGCTTAACCTAGAAGAGGTCCGTACGGGTAAATCTACCGAAGAGTTGGACCTGTTTGAGTGTCTGAGTTTGGTTGAACAGTCTGTCACCCTTTTAGGGCAGGCTAATGTCAGCTTGACCTATGCCCGCAGACTCGGTATACTGGGACGACTCACTGGCGAtgcaaaaaaagccaaaaagttGCTAAGCAAGCATGAGTCTTGTCTGACTCAATCCCAGAAGAGTTTGTTTGGGAAAAAGTTCTACAAAGCTCTGCGCACTGCAACCAAGATTCGAAAATCTACCAAGGAAATATCTACTCATTTGTCAGTTTCTTCAAGGCCTCGTCATGCCCCTTTCAAGGGCTCAGCCTCTACCAGGAAAGAGGGTTTCAGGCAGGATACCAGAACCTCCCATCAGCCCTTTCGAGGAGGCTCCCCATCTCGTGGTAGGGGTAGGGGCAGATCTGTGTCATTTAGGGCCAGAGGCTCCAACAACAGAGGATACTTTAGAGGCAAGTTTGTCAGATTTAGATTCCAAAAGAGATCACCTGAATCAAAACCCCAATCCCCAGATGCTAACCAAAACTCTGGAGGTACAGAATCAGGTGGTTCCAGTCAATGTCCACCCTGCATTGACAGCAATGGGCATGGACACCTCAATTCTGTCCAGACCCCTTCAGTTAGCAGGACGGCTTCAATACTTCCTAAGCAATACACCGTACCCCTTATGACGTAACGCAtcaaaattcttttgttgagtgacTACTGAAACATTGCATTCTGGTATTTATAGCAGTCactgaacaaaagaattttGATGAGTTACGTCATAAGGGGTAAGGCCTATTGGAAACTACTGACTCAGGATCAGTTTATTTTGGAAATGGTGGTGGGAATTCAGATTCCTTTTACCACttttccacatcagaatcaagtCCCTCCTCTGACATTTCACAACCAGTCAGAAAAGGTTGCCATAGATCGAGAGATTTCGGAGATGCTCCAGAAAGGGGCAATTCAGGTGGTCTCTCCTATGAACGGGGAATTTCTAAGCTCAGTTTTCCTTGTCAAGAAGAAAGATGGGGGGAACAGACCTGTGATcaacttgaaaaagttgaaTTCTTATGTAACCtaccaacatttcaaaatggagggTCTGTATTTACTGAAACATTTAGTTCAGACTGGGGACTGGATGATAAAAATCGATTTGAAAGATGCTTACTTTACTGTGCCAGTAAGCAATCAACATCAACCCCTTTTGCGTTTCATGCATGGAGGCCTGAGATACCAATTTTCTTGCCTCCCCTTCGGGTTAGGACCTGCCCCTCGCCTTTTTATGAAGCTCTTGAAGCCTGTTGTTGCCCTATTAAAGAGACTAGGTCTGAGACTGATCATTTATCTCGACGacattattcttttcaatcagACTCAGGAGGGCATTGTGAGGGACAGGGACTCAACCCTTTGGCTGCTCCAGCATCTAGGCTTCGTGATCAACTGGAAAAAATCAGTTTTACATCCTGCCCAGTCCATGGAATACCTAGGTTTTGTCATCGGTTCCTTAGAGATGAAACTTTTCTTTCCACCAGGGAAAATGTCCCAACTTGTCCAGGATTGCAAAGACCTGATCTTAGAAAAAAGTGCCTCAGCGAGAACTCTCTCAAAAATTATTGGGAAACTGACTTCAACTATGCAAGCAGTTCTCCCAGCTCCCCTTCATTACAGG includes these proteins:
- the LOC137971284 gene encoding uncharacterized protein; protein product: MADLSENSPPEEGEIVIDTPKESVVDGEDEQTPRSTNNRRRQRSTSSSSKARSDDERSGSESHSSGSSSSSSEASATPKRQSLKKAVHPSPKHKNNDEYTRFDKGSKARQKLVLTQGMEAYWNDKFTHYVKDKAIQESVLNYNPLSEVKCLNTPKVDDYLGEIFESLNKSYGKESDSTLSKTQARISNVMGRLDKLWLNLEEVRTGKSTEELDLFECLSLVEQSVTLLGQANVSLTYARRLGILGRLTGDAKKAKKLLSKHESCLTQSQKSLFGKKFYKALRTATKIRKSTKEISTHLSVSSRPRHAPFKGSASTRKEGFRQDTRTSHQPFRGGSPSRGRGRGRSVSFRARGSNNRGYFRGAKDN